Proteins co-encoded in one Sulfurovum xiamenensis genomic window:
- a CDS encoding succinate dehydrogenase/fumarate reductase iron-sulfur subunit encodes MQIKIFRSETGTHKSYTLPEGEIPLLNALSYIKETQDASLTFSAGCRASVCGTCAVRVNGREVLACAYKVKPEDIIEPLQYHPVLRDLKVDKHKAKETLQKSTAWMHSAQEASLTHSDEKLSERQTDCILCDSCYSACPVYAVNPDFLGPFALTRAYRYSTDKRESKAKSIIDNIQSNGVWDCTLCGECTAVCPKGIDPKMDITMLRGLSVQEGYQDPSFATQSFGTPDFGGGGFGFDPNAGF; translated from the coding sequence ATGCAAATAAAGATCTTTCGAAGTGAAACAGGTACCCATAAATCCTACACCCTTCCTGAAGGAGAGATTCCTCTTCTAAATGCCCTGAGCTATATCAAAGAGACACAGGATGCCTCACTTACTTTTTCTGCAGGATGCCGTGCTTCGGTTTGCGGTACATGTGCCGTACGTGTGAATGGAAGAGAAGTACTTGCCTGTGCCTATAAAGTAAAACCAGAAGATATTATTGAGCCGCTACAGTACCACCCTGTACTGCGTGACCTCAAAGTAGATAAACACAAAGCCAAAGAGACACTTCAAAAAAGTACCGCATGGATGCATAGTGCACAGGAGGCCTCGCTGACACACAGCGATGAAAAACTCTCTGAAAGACAAACAGACTGCATACTTTGTGACTCATGCTATTCCGCCTGTCCTGTCTATGCAGTAAACCCTGACTTCCTTGGCCCTTTTGCGTTGACTCGTGCCTATCGTTACAGTACAGACAAACGTGAAAGTAAAGCAAAAAGCATCATCGATAACATTCAGAGTAATGGTGTGTGGGATTGTACCCTATGCGGTGAGTGTACCGCTGTGTGCCCTAAAGGGATAGACCCCAAAATGGACATCACGATGTTAAGAGGACTCTCTGTACAAGAGGGATATCAAGATCCCTCGTTTGCAACACAGAGTTTTGGCACGCCGGATTTTGGCGGCGGAGGATTTGGGTTTGACCCCAATGCCGGATTTTAG
- a CDS encoding NFACT RNA binding domain-containing protein gives MKLYELKAIAKRLNDFSFISRARRVEDNTLELVFDKSDSYFFNMTRGHSFIYKAPSQRPIQGYNAPFDTLLHTLLSASRIISVDVPNEDRILRLTLAPKSSYKDKIIHLQLEFTGKNTNAILIDDNEVIIEALRHIDADSSFRVIRPGIELLPIPPFRRTEESKEIPDIDAYLEEQYLQIQSKKLSELKKQKLSLTDKKIQKLSQLLKKLPDETQLNEEAQKYKEYANLILANLYQIKPYDTKLQTYDFEGNEITIKLPKDTKVNRMSDYFFNLSKRAKNKAKNVHIEKENLESKKTFYENIYYALEQANDPYELELLVPKRGKSQRKKERLKEGELFWIEDYKVLVGRNSNENQKLLEMAKANDLWMHIRDVPSSHVIIRTDKQNLPDSVLKAAAKLCVDFSVKNPGDYEVDYTKRKFVKVQEGSNVLYNKYDTISVTKEGVEIRV, from the coding sequence ATGAAATTATACGAACTCAAAGCCATCGCCAAACGTCTGAATGACTTCTCGTTTATCAGTCGTGCCAGACGTGTTGAAGATAATACTTTAGAGTTGGTATTTGACAAATCCGACAGTTACTTTTTCAACATGACACGAGGGCACAGTTTCATCTACAAAGCCCCGTCACAAAGACCGATCCAAGGCTATAATGCACCTTTTGACACCTTGCTTCATACACTCTTGTCTGCAAGCAGGATCATCTCAGTGGATGTACCAAATGAAGATCGTATCCTTCGTTTGACACTCGCGCCTAAAAGTTCTTATAAAGACAAGATCATCCACCTCCAATTGGAATTTACAGGTAAAAATACCAATGCCATACTCATCGATGACAATGAAGTCATCATAGAAGCACTCAGACATATTGATGCGGACAGCTCGTTTCGTGTCATACGTCCAGGCATAGAACTTCTTCCTATTCCTCCATTTAGACGTACAGAAGAGAGCAAAGAGATCCCAGATATTGATGCCTACCTTGAAGAACAATATCTTCAGATACAGTCTAAAAAACTTTCAGAGCTCAAAAAACAAAAACTCTCTCTTACGGATAAAAAGATTCAAAAACTCAGCCAACTTTTGAAAAAACTTCCCGATGAAACACAATTGAATGAAGAAGCGCAGAAATACAAAGAGTATGCCAACCTCATCCTGGCCAATCTCTATCAGATCAAGCCCTATGACACGAAGCTTCAAACCTATGATTTTGAAGGCAATGAGATTACCATAAAACTGCCTAAAGATACGAAGGTAAACCGCATGAGTGACTACTTTTTCAACCTCTCCAAAAGGGCTAAAAACAAAGCCAAGAATGTACATATAGAAAAAGAGAACCTGGAAAGCAAAAAAACGTTCTATGAAAATATCTATTATGCTCTTGAACAAGCCAATGATCCGTATGAACTTGAACTTCTTGTCCCCAAACGCGGTAAGTCTCAACGTAAAAAAGAGCGTCTGAAAGAGGGAGAACTCTTCTGGATAGAAGACTATAAAGTCCTTGTAGGACGAAACAGTAACGAAAACCAAAAGCTTCTGGAAATGGCCAAAGCCAACGACCTGTGGATGCATATACGTGATGTGCCATCAAGCCATGTCATCATCAGAACCGATAAACAAAACCTGCCCGACTCCGTACTCAAAGCTGCCGCAAAGCTCTGTGTAGATTTTTCTGTGAAAAATCCCGGAGATTACGAAGTCGATTACACCAAGCGTAAATTTGTCAAAGTACAAGAAGGCTCCAATGTTCTTTACAACAAATACGATACGATTTCTGTCACCAAAGAGGGTGTGGAGATCAGAGTCTAG
- a CDS encoding 3-isopropylmalate dehydratase large subunit translates to MGQTMTEKIFSEHAGREVHAGEIVRVDIDMIIGNDITTPISIRAFEESGAEKLARPDNFCIVMDHYIPAKDIASANQAKISRDFAYKHDMKYFFDEKDMGIEHALLPEKGLVVPGDVIIGADSHTCTHGALGAFSTGMGSTDLSFGMITGGNWFKVPETIKVELTGIPGEHIYGKDIILELIRQIGVDGALYKAIEFTGEAIQHLGMADRFSIANMVIEAGAKNGIFAVDDITLAYLEERKEINGGLRAEPKIHVADPDANYCQVITIDTAALSPVIAYPFLPSNGKPVEQAVADDLKVDQVMIGSCTNGRIEDLRIAAEIMKGKRVAKHTRMIVTPATQKILLQAQHEGLMDILIEAGAVVSNPTCGACLGGYMGILGDGERCVATTNRNFVGRMGARTSEIYLANSAVAAASAIAGKIVDPRDL, encoded by the coding sequence ATGGGACAAACTATGACAGAAAAGATCTTCTCGGAGCATGCCGGGCGTGAAGTGCATGCAGGAGAGATCGTTAGAGTAGATATCGATATGATCATCGGAAATGACATTACGACACCTATCTCTATTAGAGCATTTGAAGAGTCAGGTGCTGAGAAATTGGCAAGACCTGACAACTTTTGTATCGTAATGGATCACTACATTCCGGCAAAAGATATTGCTTCAGCAAACCAGGCAAAGATCTCTAGGGATTTTGCCTATAAGCATGATATGAAATACTTTTTTGATGAAAAAGATATGGGTATCGAGCATGCGCTACTCCCGGAAAAAGGATTGGTGGTTCCTGGTGATGTGATTATCGGTGCAGACAGCCACACTTGTACCCATGGTGCACTGGGTGCATTTTCAACGGGTATGGGGAGTACAGACCTTTCATTCGGAATGATCACAGGAGGTAACTGGTTTAAAGTACCTGAAACCATCAAAGTCGAGTTGACAGGTATACCAGGTGAGCATATCTACGGTAAAGATATCATCTTGGAACTGATCCGTCAGATAGGCGTGGATGGTGCCTTATACAAAGCGATCGAATTTACTGGTGAGGCGATCCAGCATCTTGGTATGGCTGACAGATTTTCTATTGCGAATATGGTGATCGAGGCGGGAGCTAAAAATGGTATCTTTGCGGTGGATGATATCACTTTGGCATATCTTGAAGAGCGAAAAGAGATCAACGGTGGGTTAAGAGCTGAACCTAAGATCCATGTAGCGGATCCAGATGCCAACTACTGTCAAGTGATCACGATAGATACAGCAGCACTTTCTCCGGTGATCGCGTATCCTTTCTTGCCATCAAACGGTAAGCCTGTAGAACAAGCGGTTGCAGATGACCTCAAAGTAGACCAGGTAATGATCGGGTCTTGTACGAACGGACGTATCGAAGACCTGCGTATCGCAGCGGAGATCATGAAAGGCAAAAGAGTGGCAAAGCATACACGTATGATCGTAACGCCAGCTACGCAAAAGATATTGCTTCAAGCACAGCATGAAGGTTTGATGGATATTCTGATCGAAGCAGGTGCCGTAGTCTCTAACCCTACTTGTGGTGCATGTCTGGGTGGATATATGGGTATTTTGGGTGATGGTGAGCGTTGTGTCGCTACAACCAACCGTAACTTCGTAGGTCGTATGGGTGCCAGAACCTCTGAGATCTACTTGGCGAACTCAGCTGTGGCAGCGGCATCAGCAATAGCTGGGAAGATCGTGGATCCTAGAGACCTCTAA